The following are encoded in a window of Campylobacter concisus ATCC 51562 genomic DNA:
- the xseB gene encoding exodeoxyribonuclease VII small subunit, with amino-acid sequence MEQKEQSFEEKLALADKILNDLNKDDVSLENSIKLHEQGKKLLNEAREILENAKLSIKQVDDE; translated from the coding sequence ATGGAGCAAAAAGAGCAAAGCTTTGAAGAAAAATTAGCCCTAGCAGATAAAATTTTAAACGATCTAAACAAAGATGATGTGAGCTTAGAAAATAGCATAAAGCTGCACGAGCAGGGCAAAAAGCTACTAAATGAGGCAAGAGAAATTTTAGAGAATGCAAAACTTAGCATAAAGCAGGTGGATGATGAGTAG